One region of uncultured Sulfurimonas sp. genomic DNA includes:
- a CDS encoding BlaI/MecI/CopY family transcriptional regulator — translation MTEREFGRIQLRIMQYLWSNQRATAREITDALNEFEPINHKNVQTIIRRLEKKGVISHDIDDRTHIYYPVIKNDNAKLHEVRTFVDKVFHGSLGSLVSSLIESKQMSLDELKKIFKMVDKKE, via the coding sequence ATGACAGAAAGAGAATTCGGGCGAATACAGTTGCGAATAATGCAGTATCTCTGGAGTAACCAACGTGCAACTGCACGGGAGATTACCGATGCATTGAACGAGTTTGAACCTATAAATCATAAAAATGTTCAGACTATCATTCGCCGTCTGGAAAAAAAGGGTGTGATATCACACGATATCGATGATCGTACCCATATTTACTATCCCGTGATCAAAAATGATAATGCCAAGTTACATGAGGTCAGGACTTTTGTCGATAAGGTTTTTCACGGTTCGCTGGGCAGTCTTGTGTCCTCGTTGATCGAATCCAAACAGATGAGTTTGGATGAACTGAAGAAAATATTCAAAATGGTTGATAAAAAGGAATAA
- a CDS encoding M56 family metallopeptidase, whose amino-acid sequence MKGFFIAFILSSPVSILLHNYGKQGLAITVPVEIQHKPAARNFPGEVKPPAAEAEKTPHANMPQQPETIVNHTITSQKTPAEQAVKPNTQKTAAPSGTLKSVLPENNGNAVSEPSVTLAVKPSRNIQSILYILLTAIWVAASLMLLLRFFVDNIYLMYIRFTAVQAKRSFADTCKSVAAKLGVRIPNVLQSPYVKSPFAAGIFRPYIFMPMGKFERDLPEEEVFLHELAHLKRHDPFWNQLLRFVTALIPFQPLLWIYALRITETSDYVCDDFVMNHVDNHHTYARNLAHLARNYHPRGREIAAGAGLISIRSSLGRRIARIVDATHKFSLRVSARLVFNVSFLCAFTTFVSGLIGIKGKSAVQESYASETKPEKDKGETGVKSYTTRL is encoded by the coding sequence TTGAAAGGATTTTTTATCGCATTTATCCTGAGTTCGCCGGTTTCTATACTGTTGCATAATTACGGGAAACAAGGTCTGGCTATTACCGTACCCGTTGAGATACAGCATAAGCCTGCCGCCCGGAATTTTCCGGGGGAAGTTAAACCGCCGGCCGCCGAAGCAGAAAAAACACCTCATGCAAATATGCCGCAGCAGCCCGAAACAATAGTCAATCATACAATAACATCGCAGAAAACTCCTGCTGAACAAGCCGTCAAACCGAATACGCAAAAAACCGCGGCCCCATCCGGTACTTTAAAGAGCGTTCTGCCGGAAAACAACGGCAATGCAGTTTCCGAACCTTCCGTAACTCTTGCGGTTAAGCCGTCACGAAACATACAATCGATTCTGTATATACTGTTGACAGCTATCTGGGTGGCTGCATCACTTATGTTACTTTTAAGGTTCTTTGTTGACAATATTTATCTCATGTACATTCGGTTCACTGCGGTTCAGGCGAAACGGTCTTTTGCCGATACCTGTAAATCGGTTGCGGCTAAGCTGGGTGTACGGATACCCAATGTTTTACAAAGCCCTTATGTGAAAAGCCCGTTTGCGGCAGGAATATTCAGGCCGTATATCTTTATGCCGATGGGTAAATTCGAACGTGATTTGCCTGAAGAAGAAGTTTTTTTGCATGAACTGGCGCATTTGAAACGCCACGATCCTTTCTGGAATCAACTGCTGCGGTTTGTTACCGCTTTGATACCGTTCCAGCCGCTTCTGTGGATATACGCTCTCCGGATTACCGAAACAAGCGATTATGTCTGTGATGATTTTGTAATGAACCATGTCGACAATCATCATACATATGCCCGTAATCTGGCACATTTAGCGAGAAATTATCATCCCCGCGGCCGTGAAATAGCCGCTGGCGCCGGTCTCATTTCGATCAGGTCGTCCCTGGGAAGAAGAATTGCACGGATAGTAGACGCCACACACAAATTCTCATTGAGAGTAAGCGCACGGCTGGTATTCAATGTTTCTTTTCTCTGTGCTTTTACTACGTTTGTCAGCGGATTAATCGGCATCAAAGGGAAAAGCGCCGTTCAGGAGAGTTATGCTTCGGAAACAAAGCCCGAAAAAGACAAAGGTGAAACGGGAGTAAAATCCTATACTACGCGGCTGTAA
- a CDS encoding FlgD immunoglobulin-like domain containing protein encodes MKTNNYTWEIYLYDADFSSEEPLDVETQHPYGFQLTANFPNPFNASTTIAFTLPEDEFTTFDIYNITGQKIRTLVSEQKTAGTHTVVWDGRDDNGRQVSSGTYITVLKAGINTATGRMMLVK; translated from the coding sequence GTGAAGACAAACAATTATACATGGGAAATATATCTCTATGATGCTGATTTTTCTTCCGAAGAACCGCTCGATGTCGAAACTCAGCATCCGTACGGTTTCCAGCTAACCGCTAATTTCCCGAATCCGTTTAATGCATCGACCACTATTGCGTTTACACTCCCCGAAGATGAATTTACAACATTTGACATATATAATATCACGGGGCAGAAAATCAGGACGCTTGTTTCGGAACAAAAAACAGCCGGAACGCATACCGTTGTTTGGGACGGCCGTGATGACAACGGCAGACAGGTATCTTCCGGAACGTACATAACGGTACTTAAGGCAGGAATCAACACGGCAACCGGAAGAATGATGCTGGTAAAATAA